A genomic window from Silene latifolia isolate original U9 population chromosome Y, ASM4854445v1, whole genome shotgun sequence includes:
- the LOC141626302 gene encoding protein REVEILLE 1-like isoform X2 → MLDQGKTSGDQSNSFLSTENTMSMDVCVQSAMEEGQIPKIRKPYTITKQRERWTEEEHEKFLEALKLHGRAWRKIEEHIGSKTAVQIRSHAQKFFSKVVRETSNSNTSSTEPIEIPPPRPKRKPSHPYPRKLVLPAKKENPMDPLEKSVSLNSSIYEERNQSPTSVLSAVASDTLATEDSGTPNGSRSPISSAADLVPSDDTSKDDVQVPASVANESISAKLDLFPNMDSVDKPEAGAIKVLKLFGKDVVVPSDPSEASMGLSKSPSSDMGEDVDTAMQTAENPWNCQSLYYVDGSGNQVEKPTPLPWWVFFRGLAVPPSELHVENTLKKEESPREGSCAGSSSESMNDMDGESQLEDQYMENKPILPVKRPNSDKSNKGFVPYKRCFSERDMQSSTVSINDEESRRIRLCL, encoded by the exons ATGCTTGACCAA GGGAAAACTAGTGGTGATCAATCAAACTCGTTTCTCTCGACCGAGAACACTATGTCAATGGATGTCTGTGTGCAATCGGCTATGGAGGAAGGCCAGATTCCCAAG ATTCGAAAGCCCTATACCATAACAaagcagagggaaagatggacAGAAGAAGAGCATGAGAAATTTCTTGAAGCTTTAAAGTTACATGGCCGAGCTTGGAGAAAGATAGAGG AGCATATTGGGAGTAAGACGGCAGTCCAGATCCGTAGTCATGCACAAAAATTCTTTTCTAAG GTTGTTCGTGAGACAAGTAACAGCAACACAAGCTCGACTGAGCCCATTGAAATACCGCCACCTCGTCCTAAGAGGAAACCGTCACACCCATATCCTAGGAAGCTTGTGCTTCCTGCCAAAAAGGAAAATCCTATGGATCCGCTAGAAAAATCTGTATCTCTGAATTCCTCAATCTACGAGGAAAGAAATCAGTCTCCTACTTCGGTCTTGTCCGCTGTGGCTTCAGATACTCTAGCAACTGAAGACTCGGGAACACCTAATGGCAGCCGATCCCCAATATCTTCTGCTGCTGATCTAGTGCCATCGGATGACACATCTAAAGATGACGTGCAGGTGCCTGCATCAGTTGCCAATGAGAGCATTTCCGCG AAGTTGGACCTCTTCCCAAATATGGATTCAGTTGATAAGCCAGAAGCAGGTGCTATTAAAGTCTTGAAATTATTCGGCAAGGATGTGGTTGTCCCAAGTGATCCTTCTGAAGCATCTATGGGTCTGAGCAAATCGCCTTCTTCAGATATGGGGGAAGACGTAGATACTGCTATGCAAACTGCCGAAAATCCATGGAATTGTCAATCATTATACTATGTGGATGGAAGCGGAAACCAGGTGGAAAAACCCACTCCACTTCCATGGTGGGTTTTCTTTAGGGGATTGGCAGTTCCTCCATCTGAATTACATGTGGAAAACACTCTGAAGAAGGAAGAAAGTCCAAGAGAGGGTTCATGCGCAGGTTCAAGTAGCGAATCAATGAATGACATGGATGGCGAGAGTCAATTAGAGGACCAATACATGGAGAATAAACCAATTTTGCCTGTGAAAAGACCAAATAGCGACAAATCTAACAAGGGGTTTGTTCCCTATAAACGGTGCTTCTCAGAAAGAGACATGCAGTCCTCAACTGTGAGCATCAACGACGAAGAAAGTCGAAGAATTCGACTTTGCTTGTAG
- the LOC141626302 gene encoding protein REVEILLE 1-like isoform X1 codes for MLDQGKTSGDQSNSFLSTENTMSMDVCVQSAMEEGQIPKIRKPYTITKQRERWTEEEHEKFLEALKLHGRAWRKIEEHIGSKTAVQIRSHAQKFFSKVVRETSNSNTSSTEPIEIPPPRPKRKPSHPYPRKLVLPAKKENPMDPLEKSVSLNSSIYEERNQSPTSVLSAVASDTLATEDSGTPNGSRSPISSAADLVPSDDTSKDDVQVPASVANESISAKKLDLFPNMDSVDKPEAGAIKVLKLFGKDVVVPSDPSEASMGLSKSPSSDMGEDVDTAMQTAENPWNCQSLYYVDGSGNQVEKPTPLPWWVFFRGLAVPPSELHVENTLKKEESPREGSCAGSSSESMNDMDGESQLEDQYMENKPILPVKRPNSDKSNKGFVPYKRCFSERDMQSSTVSINDEESRRIRLCL; via the exons ATGCTTGACCAA GGGAAAACTAGTGGTGATCAATCAAACTCGTTTCTCTCGACCGAGAACACTATGTCAATGGATGTCTGTGTGCAATCGGCTATGGAGGAAGGCCAGATTCCCAAG ATTCGAAAGCCCTATACCATAACAaagcagagggaaagatggacAGAAGAAGAGCATGAGAAATTTCTTGAAGCTTTAAAGTTACATGGCCGAGCTTGGAGAAAGATAGAGG AGCATATTGGGAGTAAGACGGCAGTCCAGATCCGTAGTCATGCACAAAAATTCTTTTCTAAG GTTGTTCGTGAGACAAGTAACAGCAACACAAGCTCGACTGAGCCCATTGAAATACCGCCACCTCGTCCTAAGAGGAAACCGTCACACCCATATCCTAGGAAGCTTGTGCTTCCTGCCAAAAAGGAAAATCCTATGGATCCGCTAGAAAAATCTGTATCTCTGAATTCCTCAATCTACGAGGAAAGAAATCAGTCTCCTACTTCGGTCTTGTCCGCTGTGGCTTCAGATACTCTAGCAACTGAAGACTCGGGAACACCTAATGGCAGCCGATCCCCAATATCTTCTGCTGCTGATCTAGTGCCATCGGATGACACATCTAAAGATGACGTGCAGGTGCCTGCATCAGTTGCCAATGAGAGCATTTCCGCG AAGAAGTTGGACCTCTTCCCAAATATGGATTCAGTTGATAAGCCAGAAGCAGGTGCTATTAAAGTCTTGAAATTATTCGGCAAGGATGTGGTTGTCCCAAGTGATCCTTCTGAAGCATCTATGGGTCTGAGCAAATCGCCTTCTTCAGATATGGGGGAAGACGTAGATACTGCTATGCAAACTGCCGAAAATCCATGGAATTGTCAATCATTATACTATGTGGATGGAAGCGGAAACCAGGTGGAAAAACCCACTCCACTTCCATGGTGGGTTTTCTTTAGGGGATTGGCAGTTCCTCCATCTGAATTACATGTGGAAAACACTCTGAAGAAGGAAGAAAGTCCAAGAGAGGGTTCATGCGCAGGTTCAAGTAGCGAATCAATGAATGACATGGATGGCGAGAGTCAATTAGAGGACCAATACATGGAGAATAAACCAATTTTGCCTGTGAAAAGACCAAATAGCGACAAATCTAACAAGGGGTTTGTTCCCTATAAACGGTGCTTCTCAGAAAGAGACATGCAGTCCTCAACTGTGAGCATCAACGACGAAGAAAGTCGAAGAATTCGACTTTGCTTGTAG